The following proteins are encoded in a genomic region of Toxotes jaculatrix isolate fToxJac2 chromosome 3, fToxJac2.pri, whole genome shotgun sequence:
- the ankrd33ab gene encoding photoreceptor ankyrin repeat protein, with amino-acid sequence MATAAEDPHLGSGPDDDDTSLSGSESDSDSILSDDSVLPDYTPDVTNGCAASTLYQACARNDPVSLRKVLERGVTKEEVMEVDINGWNGLMVACCKGFVDIVYGLHGCPFMDINHQDNEGNTALMIASQAGHINTVMYLLNYYPGIDMEIKDCRGFTALIKAAMTGRTDIVAALVMAGADIHAIDSTKGKCARDWALKTGRYETVHRLRRLNMQPKAEQFCESYVPEWPELKERVAKATAQKSAREKITQQIKNTFGFRFPRDPQDNGVLDHMVRITTSVHSPLISTGCRPLCPTSPPEVGKRRLAVPELVKKHPEKELEERSVCHSNGSVSHIIPTIQSAESISTTCCADTERRGSILSMASTKVATTFIPRSMARRNSVFPSGCIPKIDISRPKESTPKKEKKRKKNKGFLEPPKWKYKEIKEEKKKEKKKAEKDKAEKKSEKKEKKKEKDSKKAKK; translated from the exons ATGGCCACTGCAGCAGAAGACCCCCATCTGGGCTCGGGCCCCGACGACGACGACACATCTCTGTCAGGGAGCGAGTCTGATTCCGACAGCATCCTTTCTGATGACTCGGTGCTTCCAGACTACACGCCGGATGTAACCAACGGGTGTGCAGCGTCAACGCTGTATCAAGCATGTGCCCGCAATGACCCTGTCTCTCTCCGGAAAGTTTTGGAGAGAGGGGTCACAAAAGAAGAGGTCATGGAGGTGGACATCAATGGCTGG AATGGCTTGATGGTGGCTTGCTGCAAAGGTTTTGTGGACATTGTATATGGGCTTCACGGCTGTCCCTTTATGGACATAAACCACCAGGACAATGAAGGCAACACTGCACTGATGATCGCATCCCAAGCAG GTCATATCAACACAGTCATGTATCTCCTAAACTACTATCCTGGTATagacatggaaataaaagaCTGCCGTGGTTTCACAGCCCTCATCAAAGCTGCCATGACGGGCCGCACTGACATCGTGGCTGCCCTCGTTATGGCAG GGGCTGACATTCATGCAATAGACTCCACAAAGGGAAAATGTGCTCGGGACTGGGCACTGAAAACAGGTCGTTATGAGACCGTGCATCGTCTTCGCCGCCTGAACATGCAGCCAAAAGCTGAGCAGTTCTGTGAGAGTTATGTCCCTGAGTGGCCTGAGCTCAAGGAGAGGGTAGCCAAGGCCACAGCTCAGAAAAGCGCCAGGGAAAAAATTACCCAGCAGATAAAAAACACCTTTGGATTCAGATTTCCTCGTGATCCACAGGACAACGGGGTCTTGGACCACATGGTGCGCATAACCACCAGTGTCCACAGTCCCCTAATTTCAACTGGATGCCGTCCGCTCTGTCCTACCAGCCCTCCAGAGGTGGGGAAGAGGCGGCTGGCTGTACCAGAGCTGGTGAAGAAACACCCAGAGAAGGAGCTAGAAGAGAGGTCAGTATGCCACAGCAACGGCTCGGTATCACACATTATTCCCACGATCCAATCTGCAGAGTCCATCAGTACAACGTGCTGTGCCGACACTGAGAGGCGAGGCAGCATCCTCTCCATGGCCTCCACCAAAGTTGCTACTACATTCATTCCTCGCAGTATGGCGAGAAGGAACAGCGTGTTCCCCTCCGGCTGCATCCCCAAGATCGACATCAGCCGGCCAAAAGAGTCAACgccaaagaaagagaagaagaggaagaagaacaaGGGCTTCCTGGAACCTCCCAAGTGGAAGTACAAGGAGAtcaaggaggagaaaaagaaggagaagaagaaggctgaGAAAGACAAGGCAGAGAAGAaatcagaaaagaaagagaaaaaaaaggaaaaagacagcaAGAAGGCCAAAAAATAG